A window of Tachypleus tridentatus isolate NWPU-2018 chromosome 7, ASM421037v1, whole genome shotgun sequence genomic DNA:
GTAACAGGGATATTAGCAATGTCTCACcaggttttggaaaaaaaaagaatttcttactcaaatattttttatatagtctacctttttattttatattactttttaaagataTCTTGAAAGTTAGTGTTAGGTTTGTTAAGTGAGAACTTAATTATGTCAGGAAAATTGCTTCAAAAGATTGTTTCCAAGTGAGAATCTAAGTTGGTAATTTGGTAATTACACGTTGTATTTTCAAGATGACAAATTACACATTGTTCCAAAAAATCTggcactttgttgcataaaattgacatctcattagaaagaaatggttttatttcaatgaaacaattgtcaaacacatttttcagtcaaatacaagaaactaaaaattttctaaaaatgattggaaaatacaaacatgtataaaaaaaaattgaacacaAAACATTCCCTTTGTCTTCTATGAAGATTATGCTGTGattcattgtattatttttccAGCTGTAGATGTTTGACactaatataaatgttttgttaagtatatgaaaaagtattttttattgaattttggcCAATGTGGTCTAGTCTTGGTGATGAGTTTTAGCATTGATGAACAGGTCTCCTGGGCAGTGACTTGTTCAAATGTTATTGTAAAACCCCTTAGTTTTCATGCTGGTTCTGCAAAATCTCATCCTGCACTTTGGAACCCATGGGTacgttataaaagtggcagtcaaaCACTACTTTCGATTATAGTGTTCCAAAAGTTGGTTATGGATGCTATTAAATAGTTGCATTTTTTCTAGTTTGCTGCTTCAAAATTAAGAATTGCTAGTGCATCAAATCTTGCATGGCTTTGCTCAAATACTCTAATCAAAGCCTTTGAGAAAACACTTGGGcaatttctgtttgtattttcttCTGGTTTGCATAATGGACTTagtaagaaaaatgtaaaaaaaaataataataataataaagtagtttgaattttatcataaattttaggCCACTTGTTTCTATTGCTTAAGTCCAAGTTTGTGTAGTGGTTAACATGTTAAGCTGTAAATTGAAGGGCCCAAATTCAAGCTGTAATTCTactgaatataaaaattgtaatccACATTCTTAGCTATGGATGCAATAAAAATTACAGTCATTTCTAACATTTGGTTCAAAGAGCTAAACAGTGTCATTGTTGCCCTGGATGCTGCTAActaggttatctgcactagttcagtagtttaaaataaagATCATTACACCTGAACCGTCTCATAGCTTCTGATCTATCATTTAGCCCACTTGGTACCTATTGTTATTAATGCATTGTGTGTAACTTAAGAAAACCATGGTGTGAAGTAGTAAACAGAATGGTCTTTGGTTTTGATAAAATCCATACTTTTGTTAACGTAATTATTCAGGGCTTCAGTTTGGTATATTTTATGGTAACCAGATGAATAAGTAGGGTCAAAAAATGTACCAACCCATCATTTCAATGCTGAACAGTGTCTTACtgatatataaaatgtgtttaccTGATggtatttttcataaattatgttGAATCCATCAAAGCATGAGtcaaaattatgaaatgtttattttaaaaaataatgcagGTATTAACATTTCCAGATAATgtcatttatgtttaaaaaaaagttgtatcaCCAAAAATTAACTTTACCAAAGTTAATAGGCTGAAAGCATTAGCTAAGTAAGCTTGATAGAAGATAGGATGTATGTTTATTAGGGTATTTTAATAGTTGAAATGAAAGATTAACAACGTTTTAGTATTTGGgttttttctatggttatattgtgtttatttgatttgcagtgctgAAAAAtatgtgaaggtgattttttgtattctttgaatcttgtttccatttttctacttgtttttccaatatagaagtcgtagcagttataacattgtattttataaataatgttggtgttgtgtttttcagtgtagttttttacctggttttttaataaatttgttattaacttgaatgtcgtattttgttaccagtttttgccaaatgttggttattttttctcttggtgttgggaatatatggcatgcagcagtagatgatttcataatttttttaatttgtgagatatatttacttttgttagttgattttgtctaggtgtgtgtgtataatgttttctaaggtttgtaaaagaaatttgttgatgaagtattgttttattttgtctaatttgatgttaattttgtctgatgagcatagttttatggctgtgtttatttggtttcttagtaggttgagtttttgttttcttttatgtgcTGAATCCCAAGGAATATTTAGTTCagaatgggtgatttttcggtggattttgattttaaattttgtatctgttcttgtaatttttaggttaagaaatgatatttgattgctttttttcttgttcacatgtgaagttaatgtgattgaaaaaattgtgtTCTGTAGAAATGAATCctgcaatcgtgtcgtctacataactgtcccagtatagtggtggatgtaatactgtgttaattgcttgcgtttcaacttgtgtcataaaaatattggctagaactggtgatactggttgctcatgcttaggccatttgtttgtatgtagttgtggttgttgaacatgaagtttgtcttcattgtggtgaattctatgagggttgctaattggttgctgggaatatCTATTGATGAGTTAGGGTCTCGGATGTAGAGTTCTAAGGCAATGATAAAATAGGCTGTCAGTTCCCTATGGTGTATAGAGTGCAGGAAGCcagttatgtagttttgtgccaGGAAACAACTAATTATatcaaattttacaaatatttattttatttttggacgAAATGCTTTATATTCATgggccttcaattttgtttggaatGTCACATACCACATTCTGGATCTACATGTTAGGTCTTCTAATTGTTTCATGGATTATAACATTTCCATCGTTACAGTTTCTGTGCACAGCATGTAGAATAACTCACACATGAACTGATAAAGAACTTGTGGTTTACATTAAATTtgtcacaaattaaaataatgttcaatGTCTCAAAAACAGGTGAaagatttttcttactttaatgtTACATATACTCCATAAGTCAGGCAGCCAAACTACTAAGCTTCTTTTGTAGACAAAACCAAcataacaatattgtttaaatgtttcttacTGCATGTAGATTGACAGTTTGTGAATTAAAgtaatatctatgtttgtgtATATAAGCTTAGAGATACTTATCCTTCACATGTATAAGTCAGAGTACCAGGATTTGGAATTTTCAGTGTTTCCTCataaaaattaaccaaatagcatttttcaagatcacaagaactgatacacaattcaaaacagaaatccgtagaaaaatcacccatactggactatatattccCTAAGACTCAGCACATAAACCATAACAAAAACTTCatatattaaaaaaccaaataaacatagccataaaattatgcttacccaataaaattaacagtgaaatcaacaaaataaaacaacacttcatcaacatcaaattTCCTACGaacaacaaactataataaaTCCCAagttacaacaaactacaaaacttaacactgctgcataccatatgttcctaatattagcaaaaaaataaccaacatttggaaaaaaacttgtcacaaaacacaacatttcagtaaaaaaccaaaaacagattgattcaaaaaccaggaacaaaactaaagtcaatacaccaacattatttattaaatacaatacaacaactgccacaacttctgtattggagaaacaggCAGAAAAATGGAagccagattaaaaaaaaacaaaaacaccttcacacaattttgaacactgcaaatcaaataaacacaacataaccatagaaaacacctagattattaagtagggaaacaaatacaagtaaatgcaaaatcaaataagtcctacttatacaagaactaaaaccaaaattaaaccagtataaaggaacatctttatacctatactaattaataaactaacatccaactgcaatgcccCATACAATCTTGTACCCCTTTATACTCTTATCCTTAGATTTGTCCAGCAGTGATCACTTGCAAACTctcattgttaacctgaagatgacctaggtaggttgaaacattgttttctgctttattagtaaaagtgttagtacaaataccagccattctgaggcACATTTTTGCTTCAAGAAATGTGGTTTAAGTTCTATTTGTGCAATCATCATGTGTAACCATTTACAATCTACACCACCCAATCCATTTCATATTCAGCTCATATAAATGTAGTACCAGTGTCActgtattaaacaattttaaagttttcaaaaaaataacagaattttgGAAAGCATAACGTGTTAATATTCTGAAGTAACTTGGATATctttataatactgtttgtttgctttttatttgTAGCTGTGAGAATTATCTAAACATCatattttattgagaattgaAAAACATTCAcagaaaaccaaaattaattcaataatttGAGCATTAATTACTTGAATTTGTGTGCAAAATTGAAGGAAAAATAGTTTAGCCTAACAATGTGATGTTTCCAAATTTACTTAACTCTGCATACTGTAGTTCCTTCATTTATGTTGGATGTACTTGTTATGAGCAGTTCATTCACTGCTATCAATTTGCATTTTTATACATTGAAAATCAGTATTTATGGAGATGTACAATTTTGTTTGGTGAAATATCTAACAAGTCACTTCTATATTTACTTCAGTGCACAGTTTAGGAACCAATAAATAGCTACTTGCACATGCTtgcagtattttttgttttgattatattttgtaTCCAAATAAATTGCTTTAAATTTATGGCCACTCTGAAAGAGGAACAAGTAGATTTACTTTATATAGAGTAGGACTAGATTTTCTTGCCAGATGCTAAAGTGTAGAACAGTTTGCTTGGTAAGGAGGATAATCCCTTTTTTTTGTAGTACAACAAAGACTACATGTTGCAAATTGGATCAGAAAAGATTCTTAAAAAGTATTAAACTCCAGGGATGTGGGATAGAAATGCGTGTGGCCTTTTTGGGCTGTGTGTGGGATAATGAATCACTgtgcaggtttgtttgtttttttacatattaaaaggaaagtaattaaatttgttctaaattttaaattaattttgtgatCATAATACAAGATTTATCATTAGTGAATAAGTAACCTTGTAACAGATCTCTATATTGACCTCTGCTACTAATCTCATTTAAAGAATTACTCATTAGTTTAGCAATCTGATTGTTAAGAATATTGGATTTGTACATTTGTTCATTTGCCATTGACAATAACTTTTTTCTCATGGAGTGTTTCTTTAGGTAACTCTCTAATTAAAGGTTGGATTGGATGGAATCCACTCAACTCAGAGCCACAAAATTGTTCATGACAAtaattatactatgatttttgataatgtatgtaCACATGATTACAAAATTTTACAGGTCATTGGTAAATATTACATGgcttttatacacaaaatattaggtttttgagttaagttttaagatttttaattaaagtttttcttgtaaaatttGTTCTTTCCAAATGTTGACTATCTCGCATGCAgaatagttttcattttaaaatgtaaaatacttttgtgcatcaaaaattttttttaattttgcattttaagtCTCTGCAACATCTaggtaattattaaatgtttttaagaaagaagcattatattttcttttactttcattattGAATCAGAATCTTTATTCATGTTCAGTAAATTTGACTGATCTTATTActgccataaaacattaaaaaataaatttgtcctTTTTCCTTCATAGAATGACTACAAGTTATAacttaaatacaaatgtttagtctaaatagcatAAGTGTCATTTATATATACTTAACATCAGAGAAGTTACAATGGCTCTTTGCATGTGCACTTGTGTTACCacatccaagaatataaaactaatgATTACAAAGTAACCTGACTTGGCTGATTTAGTGTACaagtgttttgtaaaatagtcacatttcagttataatacattatgtatgtatatacattattactatttacaaataagtttttaacttatttttcttgaagCATAGAATAAcagataaagaagtaaagcaaacaattacctCTTATAGATTGCTAACCCTTAAGAAATTTTTAACgtggaggatgtgaaatgaaataatttttttttttagattttgtacatatataatttaaataaccaaaaaatcataaatttataccatagaatttcattataatttcaaaagtttCATATGTTGTATTTGtgtctaaaaaatatgaaatttcaaacaggCTAAAGACTTGACTTACCAGTGCAAAGGTTTATCTCAAAAGAAAGAGATAATGTTATTATGTTtgaaaatgactgagaaaaccacttgaagGATATTCTGAGCTTTCAAGTAGTTTTTCACATATCATGtgtatataactgtatataaCGGACTATTTCCAAAAATGGATAGAGGTGAGCAAGGCCACTGTATTTAACTCGTAACATGagcaattttcattttatattattgcttatcaatatcagtaatttgagttcttaatttgtacaaagctatagactttgtattttgacatcacaaatatctaatttgaacTAGAACAGCATAAAACATGCAATATGACACATAAAAATTGAGGTTTAggatttttttctaatatttagttttaaattcaaaaattaaagaatGTATGATATGAAAAGTTGAATCGTAATCTACAATTTGTTGCCAAAGTTaatgatataaatttaaaatagtagttcaataaaagtttaagTCAGTAAACCAGATGATGTGGCTAATGGAAAAGGTTAAATGTttgcaagaaaaataaatgtaagtgGAGTACTTCAACTTCCTGTAATATATCCTTTTTTGTATACTAAGGAAACAgtgtcatttttaatgtttgacaAGTGCATGATTTACATGAAGATGAGTTTTGATGCATACcacaagtaaatatatacattaagtgTGTCTGGATACTTGGAACACACAAATGCAGATTGTTAAAATCTGTTCCTATATTTCACTCAGATCACAGACTTGTATATAAAGATATTGGTTTAAAAGGTGATCTGTGAGAATTGTttgaatataaattacttttaattaaagtaGGTGTCTTCCTAAAAGTGAAAAAGGATGACATTGAAGTAGAAACTTAATTCTTTCTAATGATGTAGAGGCTAAAACTGGGAATAAGTGGCACAAGTTTAAGAAGTTTTCCAAATTCATGGAAGATTATCAAAATTACAGGAATTTAGACAAAATacgtacagtactgtgcaaaagtcaaaaagtcaaaaattagatttaaggctactttcaaagaacagtggaagTTAAATCACAGAAGCATCAGTTTTcttaatcttcatatttattacattaaaaactcAGTGGAAGTAATTGCGTGTCCCCCCTCTGCTTTAAAAAGTGCAAAAAAATGTCTTTCAGGCATTGGGGTGATTGAGCTGCCCTGGAAGTTATAAGTCACTTAGCtttataaattcatttaataatatatttaaataaaattaatatggaTATACGACAAAAAAAATTTCTTACTtatctcttgtttgttttttgaagatgttattgttatttgaattacacagattttcaaaacttttaatgtGATCTCATATAACAAATTACCTATAAAAGTCACGTTGATAGGGGTTGAGAAAAGAAGAATTGATTATATTGTAGATGGTTGGATGTGAGAAAGCAAAGGTGGTTATGTATGAGGTTCTGTCAAACTGGTTGCCAATTACCAGTTGTGTGGCTCATGGATCAGTGCTTCAGCCTTTTCATTTTCATGAATGTTACAGATATTTATAAGGGTGTAACTAGTAAATGCTGATGAGGATGTTAAGGTATCACAGAATGACTTGAATCAGGTGATAATTTGGACTGATGTTTAACAAGTGGTCTTTATTTATAATCAATTCAACATAATGTATCGAGTTCATCATGGTTTGGATTACACATTTAGAATTGATTGGAACTTATTTAATAGTGTGACTTGAGAATATTGATATAGTAATGGTTGAGTCACTGAAGTCATTGAAACAATGCTTTGTTGTCAGTAGTAAAGCTAAAGAATTTTTGTATGAATGTATAGATGTTGATTACCAGTCTATATAGCAGTTTCAAGGTCTTGGAataatattcagtgatgtcgagaaaacccacttgcaaagaaaaatatatatgtaaaaatggctcgtttgggttggcaaaaactggtaacaaaatgacattccagttaataccaaatttattcaaaaaccaggcacaaaactgaggcttatactatgtaaaaaatacactgacaaacaccacaccaacattatttataaaatacaatgtgataactgccacgacttctatattgaagaaacaagtagaaaaatggaaaccagattcaaagaacataagtcaccttcacacattttcgaacactgcaagtcaaataaacacaacataaccatagaaaacactcaaatattaaataaagaaacaaacataaacaaatgcaaaattaattgtacaactcaagcccaaaataaaccaatacaaaggaacacctttatacctacattagaaatataacaaatagtaataataaaataaataaaattatatattcaaacatctaagcacaccctctacattccgacactcagttacacaacccctttcaaacatgtggtcagcttccagtcaatTACcacttcctttctttgtgaacctgacgatgacctaagaaggtcgaaacattgttcgcttctctacatgaaaaattttcttaacccaaacgagctgtttttacatatatattggaATAACATGTATGATTTTGATTTCCTTATCTAAGAAAGGGTACTGatttattggaaagggttcagggTAGAGCTATTAcggatgtgattttttttattatagtttaacaAGATTATCTGGGGACACACTGTGGTAAAAACCTCTGACATTTTCAGAATAATGTGAATGAACACAAGTCTAAGATTTGTAAAAGATGGATGAGGCTCCCACTAAGACAATTTTAGTCCTCTAATGACTGGTGGAAAGAGTTGCTTTAGCAGTGATGGGGCCCACACTTTACAGGGGCTTAAGAGAGAAATTGACAAATTTCTGGAAAATAAAGGATATGTGTGCAAGACAGCCTTGATTGagttccctgctagtacagcagtaagtctacagatttacagtgctaaaatcaggggttcaattccccttggttggctcagcaggtagcctggtgcggctttgctataagaaaaacacaaacacacatcctTGAATGATCAAATGGTTCTGTGTTAACCATATGATATCATTTGGTTgaatttttcagaaatatttaagttttgatGTTATTGCAACATCTACTTGGTAGTTGTGTCTAGAAAACATCATGCttacatttaaatgtaatatgGTATATCTGGCATAGTATTTCTAAAAACCTCTAAAAAACCTAGCTTCTTTTGGGCAGCTGAAAGAAAATCTTGTATCAAGGTTGTTTTACTGATTTTGAGAGCTTCACCAAAGAATCAGTATGACTTCTTTTCAGTTTCCAGAGTGGAGCTCATATTTTTCCCaacttaaaaaaatagaaatttcactaatatgttgttgtataagtgtaaaataattgttaactTTGCTTCAGGcaaagcatggccaggtgggttaaggaatACGACTTGTAATCTGACAGTTGAGGGTACatatcctcatcgcaccaaacatgcttgccttttcagctgtggggcattattatgtgacggtcaatttcactattcattggtaaaagagtagcccaagagttggcagtgatgattagttgccttccctcttgtcttacactgctaaattatggacagctggcgcagatagccctcgagtagctttgcgcaaaattcaaaaacaaaacaaacaaactttgcttCAACGATGtagtacaaaacaaaatgtataatttttgtaaaactcTATTATGTTTCCCCaattaacaataataagtttttaatcattttatagcTTATTTGTTCCTTTTAAGGTTTGTGTCACTTTATTTATCCAGACTTTTTAATTTCAGAGCTTGCAAGTTGTGGTACCAGCTTACCCGTTCTAAAACACTCTGGAGATTTGTAGATGCTACAGATATCAAATTAACAACTCAACAGTTAACAAAGCTTGTTTCCAGACTGACTACAGCAGTTAACCATCTTTACATATGTGGTCTGGTGTTAAATGAGGTACCATTTCTCACTCCTGGTCTCATAGCCGAGATTTCCAGAAACTCTCCAGACCTTCAAACCCTTGTTATAGAAGGTGCTTTTGTTGCTAAACAAATCAACTGGACAGATATAACAATTCAAGATCTGCCTCAAAACTGAGAACACTTTCTTTACGTCGATCATTCTTTCATGCAGATCAGCTCTTCTGTTGTACTGATTCACCTTCTGGTCCTCAACTGAAATGCTTAGATGTCAGTCATTGTTGGTGTATTTCTGACCATGACATGCCATTCTTcacaaaactttcaaatttacaaGAACTTTATCTTGAAAGTTGTGACTACATCAGTGATGATGGAGTATTTATGTTTGTAGGTAGGTTAGAAACATTAACAGTTATTGATATTGAAGGTACAAACATTTCAGATGATACTCTACACATTATTTCAGAAAGGTGCCCTAAACTGGAGAAGCTGTTTTTAGGAAAAACATGGGTTACAGATAGAGGCATAATGACCCTGTCAGACAAAGTATTCCCATctttgaaaatgttgtgtctaagTAAAACAATGGTGACCATCACTGGAATAAAATATCTTTGTGAATCCCAGAAGACATTGAAATGGCTGAAAATTAGTGAAAGCAAACTTTTGTTACAAGATGTAATGAGTGTATTACCTTTATGTAAAGTATATAGGAAACAAGTTACTCATCTTTCCTCCCCAGAGAGTGACATATGTGAACATTTTTTGgaaaaaatgtttcaattaatGCAATCAAGTACCATCACTTGAAATCTAAAACTGTAGGTAATATAGGCATTTCTAGGCTTATGTACTGGAAATCTTAATATTTCATCCCTTCATTTAGTATTGGAAGAATGTTTACATGTGgaatatttttggtttgtttgaggTGACATGTATGCAAGGTTTTGAAGTTGTATACATGCAGTTGTTACATGTATTTTGAAGTTGTTACATATATTGACAGTAATTTGTAAATGTGATGATTTAGTAATGCAAAAAAGTATTTAATCACATTTCAACAAGATATGGAAAGGATAAGAAAAACaagagttaaattataatagctCCAATTCTTTGCTGTTCTCAGTCATATgagaattaaaaataacacaagtcAGTTGTATCTGTATCAGCTTGGTGGATTAGTAGGTGATCACTGTAAGTGTCAAGGAAGTTAACTTGCATGtaattgataaatatatacacataatgatTGTGTCAGGAGTTTGAGTAATGTCTGTTGATAGTATACTCGTTGATTGATCAAATTATttaacatcaaaagaaacagaGCTGATTGAATAGTGAAATTTACCATTAGATTAATCATCAGGCTCATTCAATTATTCTCATATAAGAACTATTTAACTGGTACAATTGAAAACACTCATtttgattagttaattatttttgtgagtcACGACCCGAGGTGATAATAAGATAAGCATCTTTGTATTAatcaaaaaacagtaagaatTAGAAATAATTTTCAGAACATTAAGTGATTCATTTGGGTTTTggataaatcatttattttacctGACAATAATCAGTATC
This region includes:
- the LOC143255428 gene encoding uncharacterized protein LOC143255428, with protein sequence MRVAFLGCVWDNESLCRACKLWYQLTRSKTLWRFVDATDIKLTTQQLTKLVSRLTTAVNHLYICGLVLNEVPFLTPGLIAEISRNSPDLQTLVIEGAFVAKQINWTDITIQDLPQN